From one Microlunatus sp. Gsoil 973 genomic stretch:
- a CDS encoding type IV toxin-antitoxin system AbiEi family antitoxin domain-containing protein: protein MRPRVDPTPELLNLAGLQGGVVTAEQAAAHGLGRNSVARLVASGHWLRLDPGVYATREPDWMSKAWAGVLIGGGTARLGGLAAGYLHGLCDDPPERILVHIDHAVRRRDRGPWRFRRELPDKQYARPRGDPSRISVEDLVLDLLDTDTDDPERRGAVHWISTAVQRGLSTPPRLRRALAGRPRIRDRRLVEDLLADVAEGVRSPLEYRYRNDVERAHGLPAGSRQAGRRSGRLERTRSSYRDVCYDDFGLVVELDGRAGHVEGGRLRDLRRDNVTTLRGERTLRYGWFDVTQEACLTAFQVAAGLRFGGWTGVPTRCRHCAGIPESELWEVL, encoded by the coding sequence GTGAGACCACGCGTCGACCCGACCCCGGAGTTGCTGAACCTCGCCGGCCTCCAGGGCGGTGTTGTGACTGCGGAACAGGCAGCCGCCCACGGACTCGGTCGGAACAGCGTCGCTCGCCTCGTCGCGTCAGGTCACTGGCTGCGGCTGGATCCCGGCGTCTACGCGACGCGGGAACCGGATTGGATGTCGAAGGCGTGGGCCGGCGTGCTGATCGGCGGCGGCACGGCCCGGTTGGGCGGACTGGCTGCCGGCTACCTCCACGGGCTGTGCGACGACCCTCCGGAGCGGATCCTGGTGCACATCGATCATGCGGTCCGCCGCCGGGACCGGGGACCGTGGCGGTTCCGCCGCGAACTCCCGGACAAGCAGTACGCCCGGCCGCGCGGAGATCCGTCACGGATCAGCGTCGAGGATCTGGTACTCGATCTCCTCGACACCGATACCGACGACCCGGAACGGCGCGGCGCTGTGCACTGGATCTCGACGGCGGTCCAACGGGGACTCTCCACGCCGCCGCGTCTGCGGAGGGCGCTCGCCGGACGCCCGCGGATCCGCGACCGGCGGCTTGTCGAGGATCTCCTGGCCGACGTGGCCGAAGGGGTCCGGTCGCCTCTGGAGTATCGCTACCGCAACGACGTCGAGCGCGCCCACGGCCTACCCGCAGGCAGCCGACAGGCCGGCCGGCGGTCCGGTCGTCTGGAGCGGACGAGGAGCAGCTACCGGGACGTCTGTTACGACGACTTCGGCCTGGTCGTCGAGCTCGACGGCCGGGCCGGCCATGTCGAGGGCGGCAGGCTCCGTGATCTGCGCCGCGACAACGTGACAACCCTTCGCGGCGAGCGGACGCTGCGCTACGGATGGTTCGACGTCACCCAGGAGGCGTGCCTGACCGCCTTCCAGGTCGCCGCCGGCCTGAGGTTCGGCGGTTGGACCGGGGTTCCGACCCGCTGCCGACACTGCGCCGGCATCCCCGAATCCGAACTCTGGGAAGTGTTGTGA
- a CDS encoding citrate synthase — MTETLTIRDNRTGRDYEIPIADGTIRAADLKQITVDGEPGLATYDPGFVNTASCRSAITYIDGDAGVLEYRGYPIEQLAESSSFLEVSYLLLNGELPTSDQLGQWTHDVTMHTFLHENIKTFMEGFRYDAHPMGMTMAAVAALSTFYPDATDIRDPDNRKLQITRLIAKMPTIGAYVFRHGQGKPYVYPDNELSYVERFLAMLFQMSERKYNADPRLSKALEVLFILHADHEQNCSANAVRSVGSSGVDPYSAVAAGVGALYGPLHGGANEAVLRMLRRIGDVSNIPDFIEGVKGGKERLMGFGHRVYKNYDPRAKIIKKAADDVFAVTGVNPLLKIAVELEKIALEDDYFVSRKLYPNVDFYSGLIYEALEFPPEMFTVLFAIGRMPGWLAQWEELVNDKEQKIARPKQIYTGSRSRDFVPVADR; from the coding sequence ATGACCGAAACCCTCACCATTCGCGATAACCGCACCGGGCGGGACTATGAGATCCCCATCGCCGACGGCACGATTCGCGCTGCGGATCTGAAACAGATCACCGTGGATGGTGAGCCAGGACTGGCCACCTACGATCCGGGATTCGTCAACACCGCCTCCTGCCGGAGCGCGATCACCTACATCGACGGCGACGCAGGGGTCCTGGAATACCGCGGCTACCCGATCGAACAGCTGGCCGAGTCGTCCAGCTTCCTCGAGGTGTCCTACCTGCTGCTGAACGGCGAGCTGCCGACCTCGGACCAGCTCGGGCAGTGGACCCATGACGTCACCATGCACACCTTCCTGCACGAGAACATCAAGACTTTCATGGAGGGTTTCCGGTACGACGCCCATCCGATGGGCATGACGATGGCCGCGGTCGCGGCGCTGTCCACCTTCTATCCGGATGCGACCGACATCCGCGACCCGGACAACCGGAAGCTGCAGATCACTCGGTTGATCGCCAAGATGCCGACCATCGGCGCCTACGTCTTCCGTCACGGCCAGGGCAAGCCGTACGTCTACCCAGACAACGAACTGTCCTATGTCGAGCGTTTCCTGGCGATGTTGTTCCAGATGAGCGAGCGGAAGTACAACGCCGATCCGCGCCTGTCCAAGGCGCTTGAGGTGCTGTTCATCCTGCACGCCGACCATGAGCAGAACTGCTCGGCCAACGCTGTCCGCTCGGTCGGGTCCTCCGGCGTCGATCCGTACTCGGCGGTCGCGGCCGGTGTCGGTGCGCTGTACGGCCCGTTGCACGGCGGCGCCAACGAGGCGGTGCTGAGGATGCTCCGCCGGATCGGCGACGTCTCCAACATCCCCGACTTCATCGAGGGCGTGAAGGGCGGTAAGGAACGGCTGATGGGCTTCGGTCACCGGGTCTACAAGAACTACGACCCGCGGGCCAAGATCATCAAGAAGGCCGCCGACGACGTGTTCGCGGTGACCGGCGTGAACCCGCTGCTCAAGATCGCCGTCGAACTGGAGAAGATCGCGCTGGAGGACGACTACTTCGTCTCCCGCAAGCTCTACCCCAATGTCGACTTCTACTCCGGCCTGATCTACGAGGCGCTGGAGTTCCCGCCGGAGATGTTCACCGTGTTGTTCGCCATCGGCCGGATGCCCGGCTGGCTCGCCCAGTGGGAGGAACTGGTGAACGACAAGGAGCAGAAGATCGCCCGTCCCAAGCAGATCTACACCGGCTCCCGGAGCCGCGATTTCGTCCCGGTGGCCGACCGCTGA
- the rplM gene encoding 50S ribosomal protein L13, with protein sequence MSTYSPKPGDITREWHVIDATDVVLGRLATQAATLLRGKHKPTFAPHVDGGDFVIVVNASKIALTGNKRADKLAYRHSGRPGGLKSISYGELLDSDPRKAVEKAVWGMLPKNRLSRKLIKKLKVYAGPEHPHTAQKPQAFEITQIAQ encoded by the coding sequence GTGTCCACGTACAGCCCCAAGCCTGGTGACATCACCCGGGAATGGCACGTCATCGATGCCACCGACGTCGTCCTCGGTCGGCTCGCCACCCAGGCGGCGACGCTGCTCCGCGGCAAGCACAAGCCGACCTTCGCTCCGCATGTCGACGGCGGTGACTTCGTCATCGTCGTGAACGCGTCGAAGATCGCGCTCACCGGCAACAAGCGGGCTGACAAGCTGGCCTACCGGCATTCCGGTCGGCCCGGTGGCCTGAAGTCGATCAGCTACGGCGAACTGCTGGATTCCGATCCGCGCAAGGCCGTCGAGAAGGCGGTCTGGGGCATGCTCCCGAAGAACCGCCTCAGCCGCAAGCTCATCAAGAAGCTGAAGGTGTACGCCGGCCCGGAGCACCCGCACACCGCCCAGAAGCCGCAGGCTTTCGAGATCACCCAGATCGCTCAGTAA
- the rpsI gene encoding 30S ribosomal protein S9 — MNQAEAQTEAPAEEITPFNEGEREIAYRSESAGARTADQANRPAVITAAGATGRRKEAIARVRIIPGSGTWTINGRTLDEYFPNKVHQQIVSEPFVTAAVDGAYDVIARINGGGISGQAGALRLGVARALNEADAEASRPGLKKAGMLTRDARIKERKKAGLKKARKAPQYSKR, encoded by the coding sequence CTGAACCAGGCCGAGGCCCAGACCGAGGCTCCTGCAGAGGAGATCACCCCGTTCAACGAGGGCGAGCGCGAGATCGCCTACCGCAGCGAGAGCGCCGGCGCCCGTACTGCCGACCAGGCGAACCGCCCCGCGGTGATCACCGCCGCCGGAGCGACCGGTCGCCGCAAGGAGGCCATCGCCCGGGTCCGGATCATTCCGGGCAGCGGCACCTGGACGATCAACGGCCGGACCCTGGACGAGTACTTCCCGAACAAGGTCCACCAGCAGATCGTCTCCGAGCCGTTCGTCACCGCCGCGGTCGACGGCGCCTACGACGTCATCGCCCGGATCAACGGCGGCGGCATCAGCGGCCAGGCCGGTGCGCTGCGGCTCGGTGTGGCCCGTGCGCTGAACGAGGCCGACGCCGAGGCCAGCCGGCCAGGTCTGAAGAAGGCCGGCATGCTGACCCGTGATGCGCGGATCAAGGAACGCAAGAAGGCCGGTCTGAAGAAGGCCCGCAAGGCTCCGCAGTACAGCAAGCGCTGA
- a CDS encoding response regulator yields MSRKDVLVVDDDASIREVIQMTLEVVGGWTVRLAANGMEAVEKVRERRPDAILLDLMMPGMDGPSTLARLRGGSDQNVPVILLSAKIQQRRDDQQLTGLGVAGVIGKPFDPISLPDRISGILGWAS; encoded by the coding sequence ATGTCGCGCAAGGACGTCTTGGTGGTCGACGACGACGCGTCGATCCGGGAAGTGATCCAGATGACCCTCGAGGTCGTCGGTGGCTGGACCGTGCGCTTGGCCGCCAACGGCATGGAGGCGGTGGAGAAGGTTCGTGAACGCCGTCCCGATGCGATTCTGCTCGACCTGATGATGCCGGGCATGGACGGCCCGTCGACCTTGGCCAGACTGCGCGGCGGCTCCGACCAGAACGTTCCGGTGATCCTGCTGTCGGCCAAGATCCAGCAACGCCGCGACGACCAGCAACTCACGGGACTCGGAGTCGCCGGCGTGATCGGCAAACCCTTCGACCCCATCTCCCTGCCGGACCGGATCTCCGGCATTCTCGGGTGGGCCTCATGA
- a CDS encoding Hpt domain-containing protein, with amino-acid sequence MSEKNDTNAGRPSADGQSRSGGDPTTDISSGTSSGTSPDAAEALHRVADIADRARERNIGRAGDLAAWASIGRAGRISAEQRGEAAEIAHQLAGSAGTFGYQAATDVAREVERLFGEADGAEAWTRLTECVRDLVRRLQEPPELTALE; translated from the coding sequence ATGAGTGAGAAGAACGACACCAACGCAGGGCGTCCGAGCGCCGACGGGCAAAGCCGTTCCGGAGGCGACCCGACCACCGACATCAGTTCCGGCACCAGTTCCGGCACCAGTCCCGACGCAGCTGAGGCGCTCCACAGGGTGGCCGACATTGCCGACCGGGCCCGGGAGCGCAACATCGGCCGGGCCGGGGATCTGGCCGCCTGGGCGAGCATCGGCCGGGCGGGCCGGATCTCGGCGGAACAACGCGGCGAGGCTGCGGAGATCGCCCACCAGTTGGCCGGGTCGGCCGGCACCTTCGGGTATCAGGCGGCGACCGATGTCGCCCGGGAGGTGGAGCGGCTCTTCGGCGAGGCCGACGGTGCCGAGGCCTGGACCAGGCTCACCGAATGCGTACGCGATCTGGTGCGACGGCTGCAGGAGCCTCCGGAGCTGACGGCGCTGGAATGA
- the coaA gene encoding type I pantothenate kinase, whose translation MVGVSEAGSHNGVTSGPYVERSRADWAELANSATLTLTQETLASLRSMQDPTSLDDVREVYLPLTRLLAEYVKHTGNLHQASNEFLRLSVGRTPFVIGVAGSVAVGKSTTSRLLQSLLARWPEHPKVELVTTDGFLLPNAELERRGLMNLKGFPESYDRRALLRFVMDIKSGKDNVTAPVYDHLSYDIVPGREIVVRRPDILIIEGLNVLQPARPRADGTTGLALSDFFDFSVYIDARTEAIREWYVERFLGLRETAFRDPRSYFTRYATLTDDEAVSTAEFIWDTINGPNLVKNVLPTRGRATAVLRKGDDHHIEWVRIRKL comes from the coding sequence ATCGTCGGCGTGTCAGAAGCCGGGAGCCACAATGGCGTGACCAGCGGACCGTACGTCGAACGCAGCCGCGCCGACTGGGCCGAACTAGCCAACTCCGCAACACTCACGCTCACCCAGGAGACTCTGGCATCGCTGCGCAGCATGCAGGATCCGACCAGCCTGGACGACGTCCGCGAGGTGTATCTGCCGCTGACCCGGCTGCTGGCCGAGTACGTCAAGCACACGGGGAATCTGCACCAGGCCAGTAACGAGTTTCTGAGGCTGTCGGTCGGCCGGACCCCGTTCGTGATCGGTGTCGCGGGGTCGGTCGCGGTCGGCAAGTCGACCACCTCGCGGTTGCTGCAGTCACTGCTGGCGCGCTGGCCGGAGCATCCCAAGGTCGAGCTGGTCACCACCGACGGCTTCCTGCTGCCCAACGCCGAGTTGGAGCGGCGCGGGCTGATGAATCTCAAGGGCTTCCCGGAGTCGTACGACCGCCGCGCGCTGTTGCGTTTCGTGATGGACATCAAGTCAGGCAAGGACAACGTCACCGCGCCGGTCTACGACCATCTGAGCTATGACATCGTCCCGGGCAGAGAGATCGTGGTCAGGCGGCCCGACATCCTCATCATCGAGGGACTGAACGTGCTGCAGCCGGCCCGGCCGCGGGCCGACGGCACCACTGGCCTCGCCCTGTCGGACTTCTTCGACTTCTCGGTCTACATCGACGCCCGGACCGAGGCGATCCGGGAGTGGTACGTGGAGCGGTTCCTTGGACTGCGGGAGACGGCGTTCCGCGACCCGCGGTCGTACTTCACCCGGTACGCGACGCTCACCGACGACGAGGCGGTGTCGACCGCCGAGTTCATCTGGGACACCATCAACGGGCCCAACCTGGTCAAGAACGTTTTGCCGACCCGCGGCCGGGCGACCGCGGTCCTGCGCAAGGGCGACGACCACCACATCGAGTGGGTGCGGATTCGGAAGCTGTGA
- the glmS gene encoding glutamine--fructose-6-phosphate transaminase (isomerizing), translating to MCGIVGYVGPGPAAAIIMSGLKRLEYRGYDSAGVAVVTSDDAGSRIALAKRAGKIGNLAGALDAEPMPVDGVGVGHTRWATHGVPNDLNAHPHLSFDGRVAVVHNGIIENHAALRAELGAAGIATVSDTDTEVVAHLLAQELEAGRRLPDAMRAVCNRLDGAFTLVAVDRDDPATVVGARRNSPLVVGIGDGESYLASDVAAFIDHTREAIELGQDQVVEIRAGEVRVTGFDGRPAQTRPYHVDWDTSAAQKDGYDWFMRKEIYEQPKAVADTLLGRYDTDGSLRLDELRISESELRRVNKIIIVACGTAFYSGLVAKYAIEHWTRIACEVELAHEFRYRDPIVDANTLVVCISQSGETADSLMAIRHASEQGARVLAICNTNGSTIPRESDAVIYTHAGPEIGVASTKGFTTQLVACYLLGLYLAQVRGTLFGDEIARLMDELEQMPQTIQGVLDDAEPVLKLAADFAEQPSVLFLGRHVGYPVALEGALKLKELAYIHAEGFAAGELKHGPIALIDQGLPVFVVVPPLGRDMLHDKVVSNIAEIRARGALTVVLAEEDDEAVGPLADVWIRLPKVSTLLQPLAATVPLQLFACELATRKGHDVDQPRNLAKSVTVE from the coding sequence ATGTGCGGGATCGTGGGATATGTGGGCCCGGGGCCTGCCGCAGCCATCATCATGTCCGGACTGAAACGGCTGGAGTACCGCGGCTACGACTCGGCCGGGGTCGCCGTTGTCACCTCCGACGACGCCGGGTCGCGGATCGCGCTGGCGAAACGGGCGGGCAAGATCGGCAACCTGGCCGGCGCTTTGGACGCCGAACCGATGCCCGTCGACGGGGTCGGTGTCGGGCACACCCGGTGGGCGACGCACGGCGTACCCAACGACCTCAATGCCCACCCGCATCTGTCCTTCGACGGTCGGGTGGCCGTTGTACACAACGGCATCATCGAGAACCATGCCGCGCTGCGCGCCGAACTCGGTGCCGCGGGGATCGCCACCGTGTCCGACACCGACACCGAGGTCGTGGCACATCTGCTGGCTCAGGAACTCGAGGCCGGCCGGAGGCTGCCGGATGCGATGCGCGCGGTCTGCAATCGGCTGGACGGTGCGTTCACCCTGGTCGCCGTCGACCGGGACGATCCGGCGACGGTGGTCGGGGCGCGGCGGAACTCCCCGCTCGTCGTCGGGATCGGCGACGGCGAAAGCTATCTCGCCTCCGATGTGGCCGCCTTCATCGATCACACCCGCGAGGCGATCGAACTCGGCCAGGACCAGGTCGTGGAGATCCGCGCCGGCGAGGTGCGGGTGACCGGCTTCGACGGACGTCCGGCGCAGACGCGCCCCTATCACGTCGACTGGGACACCTCGGCCGCGCAGAAGGACGGCTACGACTGGTTCATGCGCAAGGAGATCTACGAGCAGCCCAAGGCGGTGGCCGACACGCTGCTCGGCCGCTACGACACCGACGGATCGCTGCGGTTGGACGAACTGCGGATCTCCGAATCCGAACTGCGCCGGGTGAACAAGATCATTATCGTGGCCTGCGGTACCGCCTTCTACTCCGGCCTGGTGGCCAAGTACGCGATCGAGCATTGGACCCGGATCGCCTGCGAGGTCGAGCTGGCCCACGAGTTCCGCTATCGGGACCCGATCGTCGACGCCAACACCCTCGTGGTCTGCATCAGCCAGTCGGGCGAGACCGCCGACTCGCTGATGGCGATCCGGCACGCCTCGGAACAGGGCGCCCGGGTGCTGGCGATCTGCAACACCAACGGCTCGACGATCCCGCGAGAGTCGGACGCGGTGATCTACACCCATGCCGGCCCGGAGATCGGGGTCGCCTCGACCAAGGGCTTCACCACCCAGCTGGTGGCCTGCTATCTGCTCGGGCTGTATCTCGCCCAGGTCCGCGGCACGCTGTTCGGCGACGAGATCGCCCGGTTGATGGACGAACTGGAGCAGATGCCGCAGACCATCCAGGGTGTGCTGGACGACGCCGAGCCGGTGCTCAAACTGGCCGCCGACTTCGCCGAGCAGCCGTCGGTGCTGTTCCTCGGCCGGCACGTCGGCTATCCCGTCGCCCTGGAAGGAGCGCTGAAACTCAAGGAACTGGCCTACATCCACGCCGAGGGCTTCGCCGCCGGGGAACTGAAACACGGACCGATCGCGCTGATCGACCAGGGGCTGCCGGTCTTCGTCGTCGTACCGCCGCTCGGCCGCGACATGTTGCACGACAAGGTGGTGTCCAACATCGCCGAGATCCGGGCCAGGGGCGCCTTGACGGTCGTGCTGGCCGAGGAGGACGACGAGGCCGTCGGACCGCTGGCCGATGTGTGGATCCGACTGCCGAAGGTCTCGACCCTGCTGCAGCCGCTCGCGGCGACCGTACCGCTGCAGCTCTTCGCCTGCGAGCTGGCCACCCGCAAGGGTCACGACGTCGACCAGCCGCGCAACCTGGCCAAGTCCGTCACCGTCGAGTGA
- a CDS encoding holo-ACP synthase yields MIIGVGIDVCDVERFAATIDRRPGLVKRLFTSTEATRPVASLAARFAAKEALAKALGAPSGMSWLDAEIVTDDEGRPGFAIAGTVAARAAELGVTEIHVSLSHDAGIASAFVICER; encoded by the coding sequence GTGATCATCGGTGTCGGCATCGACGTCTGTGACGTCGAACGGTTCGCGGCAACGATCGACCGCCGGCCGGGATTGGTCAAACGACTGTTCACCTCCACCGAGGCGACCCGCCCGGTCGCCTCGCTGGCTGCCCGGTTCGCGGCCAAGGAGGCGCTGGCCAAGGCACTCGGCGCACCGAGCGGGATGTCCTGGCTGGATGCCGAGATCGTCACCGACGACGAGGGCAGGCCGGGTTTCGCGATCGCCGGCACCGTTGCTGCTCGGGCAGCCGAGCTCGGCGTGACGGAGATTCACGTCTCGTTGTCCCATGACGCCGGGATAGCCTCGGCGTTCGTGATCTGCGAACGCTGA
- a CDS encoding NAD(P)H-hydrate epimerase → MQTAYPVHDIRRLEETAIAADPRRDLMQIAARALASVIIDELLRRRGAVYGARVLVLVGGGNNGGDVLFAGAHLARRGAAVTALPVIGTPHAAGLAALRAAGGRVGESDRGSFDLAVDGIFGIGGRPGLPDQIAALVARLEQAGVPMIAVDLPSGVNADTGAVPGAAVRADVTVSFGAAKPSELIEPAKGHCGRLVRVDLGFEVDHAVTGLYQLDEDDLAAQWPYPGARSDKYARGVVGIDAGSSQYPGAGILAAHGAVYAGAGMVRFRGSEEARRVLTAALPNVVYAEGRVQARLYGSGWGDRTDGAEVIARGLADGLPAVVDADGLRHLPDEGLDPSWLLTPHAGELARLLGCERAEVEADPVGAAHRGADRTGGTVLLKGATQIVAQPGKRSVLIAVPGPAWTAQAGSGDVLGGMCATLLAAGVPAPQAGALAASLQAVTAASLPGPVPPHELAREAARMLGRLQSRDDGGS, encoded by the coding sequence ATGCAGACGGCCTATCCGGTACACGACATCCGGCGCCTGGAGGAGACGGCGATCGCCGCCGATCCCCGACGTGACCTGATGCAGATCGCGGCACGGGCACTGGCCTCGGTGATCATCGACGAGCTGCTCCGGCGACGGGGCGCAGTCTATGGCGCCCGGGTTCTGGTGCTGGTCGGCGGCGGCAACAACGGAGGCGATGTGCTGTTCGCCGGTGCACACCTGGCCCGGCGGGGCGCCGCCGTGACTGCGCTGCCGGTGATCGGGACGCCGCACGCGGCCGGCCTGGCAGCACTGCGAGCTGCCGGTGGTCGGGTCGGCGAATCGGATCGGGGATCCTTCGATCTGGCTGTCGACGGGATCTTCGGGATCGGTGGCCGACCCGGCCTTCCTGATCAGATCGCCGCCCTCGTCGCCCGTCTCGAACAGGCCGGCGTACCGATGATCGCCGTTGATCTTCCTTCCGGTGTGAATGCCGACACCGGGGCGGTTCCCGGTGCCGCAGTGCGGGCCGATGTCACGGTCAGCTTCGGGGCGGCCAAGCCGAGCGAACTGATCGAGCCCGCCAAGGGGCACTGCGGTCGCCTGGTCCGGGTCGACCTCGGCTTCGAAGTTGATCATGCCGTCACCGGGCTGTACCAGCTGGACGAAGATGATCTTGCTGCCCAGTGGCCCTATCCGGGTGCCCGGAGTGACAAGTACGCCCGCGGTGTCGTCGGGATCGATGCCGGGTCCAGCCAATATCCCGGTGCCGGGATCCTCGCGGCCCACGGTGCTGTCTATGCCGGTGCCGGGATGGTCCGGTTCCGCGGCAGCGAGGAGGCCCGGCGGGTGCTCACCGCGGCGTTGCCGAATGTCGTCTACGCCGAAGGCAGGGTGCAGGCCAGGTTGTACGGCTCCGGCTGGGGTGACCGCACCGACGGCGCCGAGGTGATCGCCCGCGGTCTGGCTGACGGGTTGCCCGCCGTGGTCGATGCGGACGGGTTGCGGCACCTGCCGGACGAGGGACTCGATCCCTCCTGGCTGCTCACCCCGCACGCCGGTGAGCTCGCCCGGCTGCTCGGCTGCGAACGTGCCGAGGTGGAAGCCGACCCGGTGGGCGCCGCCCATCGCGGCGCCGACCGGACGGGTGGGACAGTGCTGCTGAAGGGTGCGACCCAGATCGTCGCACAACCCGGTAAGCGGTCGGTGCTGATCGCCGTACCCGGACCGGCTTGGACGGCACAGGCCGGTTCCGGCGACGTACTCGGCGGAATGTGTGCGACCTTGCTGGCTGCCGGCGTGCCGGCACCGCAGGCCGGGGCACTGGCCGCCTCGCTGCAGGCGGTCACTGCGGCGTCGCTGCCCGGTCCGGTGCCACCCCACGAGTTGGCCCGGGAGGCGGCCCGGATGCTCGGCCGGCTGCAGAGCCGCGATGACGGTGGGAGTTGA
- the alr gene encoding alanine racemase encodes MGEPIMEATAVPAPGIDPDTASAVVDLAAFGRNIARLREHVGGMSIMVVVKAEAYGHGMINCAAAARRAGVDWLGVATPSEALRLRAAGDQGRLLCWLYGPDEDFEAVVAADIDITVHHPEQLSVISAAAGAVQRTARVQLKIDTGLSRNGSPIADWEQLCALAAEAEQSGAVRVAGIWSHLASADEPGHPSIARQSERFADALEVAARNGLHPDLRHLANSAAAITLPEARYDLVRLGIACYGVEPAPGVAGGAGLELEPVMTLRARLAAVKAIRQGEGVSYGHTWIADRDTVLGLVPLGYGDGVPVHAGNTAAVVVGGRTVPVRGRICMDQFVVELGPDAPEQVGDEVVVFGAGGPTAQDWADACGTIGYEIVTRIGVRVPRVHRTDPE; translated from the coding sequence ATGGGCGAGCCGATCATGGAAGCAACCGCTGTGCCGGCCCCGGGAATCGATCCGGACACGGCGTCGGCCGTTGTCGATCTTGCCGCGTTCGGCCGGAACATCGCCAGACTACGCGAGCATGTCGGCGGCATGTCGATCATGGTGGTGGTCAAGGCCGAGGCGTACGGGCACGGCATGATCAACTGCGCGGCGGCCGCCCGCCGGGCCGGTGTCGACTGGCTCGGGGTGGCAACGCCGTCCGAGGCACTCCGGCTGCGGGCTGCCGGTGATCAAGGCCGGTTGTTGTGCTGGCTGTACGGTCCTGACGAGGATTTCGAGGCTGTCGTCGCCGCAGACATCGACATCACCGTGCATCATCCTGAACAGTTGTCGGTGATCAGTGCCGCAGCCGGTGCGGTGCAGCGGACCGCCCGGGTCCAGTTGAAGATCGACACAGGGCTGTCCCGCAACGGTTCGCCGATCGCCGATTGGGAGCAGCTCTGCGCACTGGCTGCCGAGGCGGAGCAGTCCGGTGCGGTCCGGGTGGCCGGCATCTGGTCGCACCTCGCATCGGCCGACGAGCCCGGGCATCCGTCGATCGCCCGGCAGTCCGAGCGTTTCGCCGATGCTCTGGAGGTCGCGGCCCGCAACGGACTGCACCCCGACCTACGGCATCTGGCCAACTCCGCGGCCGCGATCACCCTGCCGGAGGCTCGGTACGACCTGGTCCGGCTCGGCATCGCCTGTTACGGCGTCGAACCGGCACCCGGCGTCGCCGGCGGCGCCGGGCTGGAGCTGGAACCGGTGATGACTCTGCGGGCGCGGCTGGCAGCCGTCAAAGCGATCCGGCAGGGCGAGGGCGTGTCGTACGGGCACACCTGGATCGCCGACCGGGACACCGTCCTCGGCCTGGTGCCGCTCGGTTACGGCGACGGCGTCCCGGTGCACGCCGGCAACACCGCCGCGGTCGTTGTCGGCGGCCGCACAGTCCCCGTCCGGGGACGGATCTGCATGGACCAGTTCGTGGTCGAGCTCGGTCCTGACGCGCCGGAGCAGGTCGGTGACGAGGTCGTCGTTTTCGGCGCGGGCGGGCCCACCGCACAGGACTGGGCGGATGCCTGCGGCACTATCGGATATGAGATCGTCACCCGGATCGGGGTCCGGGTACCGCGGGTCCACCGGACCGACCCGGAGTAG